The stretch of DNA GCCCTGCCCCAACCTTTCATTGTCATTGCCACCCAAAACCCTATTGAATACGAATGCACGTTTCCCCTGCCCGAAGCTCAACTTGATCGTTTTCTCCTGAAACTCGCCATTGGCTACCCTACCCCCGCCGACGAGCAGGAGATTTTGAAACGCCGCCGCCAGCGCCAGAGCGACGAAGTTGAACTGGTCCAGGTGACTGAGGCGGGAGAGCTACTGGCTATGCGAAGGGCCATTGAGGACATCTACGTCCACGAAGACATTGAACGATACATTGTAGACATGGTCAACAAAACTCGGCAAGACAAAAGGGTGGCGGTGGGGGCCAGCCCGCGCGGTTCGCTGGCCCTGCTCAAACTGGCTCGCGCCCAGGCTGCCCTGGCCGGTCGCAATTACGTTCTGCCCGACGACGTAAAACGCTTCGCCGGTCCCGCCCTGGTCCACCGGCTCA from Anaerolineae bacterium encodes:
- a CDS encoding MoxR family ATPase; protein product: MAAVLANGHILLEDYPGLAKTLMAKSFAVALGLDFKRIQFTPDLLPGDITGSYIYDRSQNRFELRRGPIFANIILADEINRASPKTQSALLEAMQEYQVTLEGETMALPQPFIVIATQNPIEYECTFPLPEAQLDRFLLKLAIGYPTPADEQEILKRRRQRQSDEVELVQVTEAGELLAMRRAIEDIYVHEDIERYIVDMVNKTRQDKRVAVGASPRGSLALLKLARAQAALAGRNYVLPDDVKRFAGPALVHRLILEPGLWMKQHAAAEIIASIVQATPVPVIKA